CGACGCTGACGGCGGGGGCTGGGATGTCGCGCTCGCGACGCCCGCGGTCGACGTCACCGGTGCTGAGCACTCCCTGACGCTTGAGGATAGCGAAGCGGTGGTCTTCTTACGGACTCCCTGAGGTCCCGCAGTACAGCAGTTTCGACGCTGAAAAACGGGAACAGTTCTGGAAACAACACGGCCAGTAGTCGGCAATTACTGGCTAGTGTGTCCCATTATCAACGTAATACTTTATGCGGTGATGACGTACGCTCTACGTATGACTGGGACCCGATTCGAGAACGGACGGCGCGTCATCGAGAAGTGGGACGACGTGTTTTCGGTTCTCGACGCCGAACCACGCCGCCGGATCGTCATCTCGCTGCTCGATACGGACGGAGCCGTGTCCCTCCCGGAAAGTGCGATCAATCCGAATGCACCTGCCGACCCCGAACAGTTACGAGTGGAACTCCACCACAAACACCTCCCGATGCTTGCAGAGCATGGATTCATCGAGTGGGAGAGCGATCCGCTCATCGCAGCGCCTGGGCCACGGTTCGAGGAAGTTGCCGCCGTGTTCGAGGCATTGCAGGCACAGGCAGAGTCGATTCCGGACTCGCTGGTGGTCGGCTGCCAGCGGCTCGAAGAGGAACAGGAAGTGGCGTGACAGCGCGCTCAGAGTAACAGCGGGACGCCGAACACGACGAGGAGTCCGACCGCCGTGATCAATCCGCCGAGCAACGCCTGCCGATTACTGTACGCGCTCTGGGGGGCTGTGGTTCGCTCCTCCACCGCGACCTCCGTATCGCGTTCTTCGTCGCTGCTGCCGGCGTCAGATGTCGGTTCCGGCTCCTCGAACGCCGCGTCCTCGGAATCCTCTCCGTAGGGAACGTCTGTTTTGCTCGGGTTTTTGTCGACTGCGAGTTCGCCCTCTTCGTCGGCGTCAGTCATACGCCAGTGTTCCCGACGGGCTAACTTAAGCAGTTCTGTCCGTCGCCGTGATACCGGTTCGTCAACCGCCTCGGGTTCTGGGACAGGATATTTACAACACCCACAATGGTTCCCCAGCGTTTTTTGTCGGCGTGCCACGCAGTTGCAGGTGATGACGACATCCAGCCAACCGGGGGACCGCGAGTGGTGGAAGGAGGCGGTCGTCTACCAGATTTACCCGCAGAGCTTCAACGACTCGGACGGCGACGGGATCGGTGATATTCCCGGTATCGTCGAGAAGGTCGACTATCTCGACGACCTTGGAGTCGACGTGGTCTGGTTGAATCCAGTCTACGAGTCGCCGATGGCCGACAACGGCTACGACATCGCGGATTACCGGTCGATCCATCCGGAGTACGGCACGATAGACGACTGGGAGCGCCTGCTGGAGGAACTCCACGACCGGGATATCCGACTCATCATGGACTTGGTGGTGAACCACACCTCCGATGAACACGAGTGGTTCCAGCGGTCCCGTCAGGGCGATCCCGAATACGACGACTACTACTACTGGCGCGAGGGCGACCCCGAGGAACCGCCGAACAACTGGGAGTCCTTCTTTGGCGGGCCGGCCTGGAGCTGGGACGACGAACGCGAGGCATGGTATCTCCATCTATTCGACGAGAAACAGCCCGATCTCAACTGGCGCAACCCGGACGTTCGTGACGACATCTTCGATATGATGACGTGGTGGCTGGACAAGGGGATCGACGGCTTCCGAATGGACGTCATCAACCTCATCTCCAAGACCGAGGGCCTGCCCGACGGCGAGACCGGGACGCCGGCGACCGGCACGGAACACTTCGTCGACGGCCCTCGTCTGGGGGAGTACTTGACCGAGATGGACGAGCGGGTCCTCTCGAACTACGACGTGTTGACCGTCGGCGAGATGGCTGGCGGGATGACCGCGGAAGACGCGGAGCCGTACGTCGGCCGGGACGGTCCGCTCTCGATGATTATCCACTTCGAGCACGTCCACGCCGATGTCGGCGAAGACGGCAAGTGGGACATCATCGATCTCGATCTCGATGAGCTCAGATCGAGCCTGCACGACTGGCAGACCGCCATGGTCGAGGACGGCTGGAACTGTCTCTACCTCGACAACCACGACCAGCCCCGTGCCGTCTCACGCTTTGGCGACGACGGGCAGTTCCGCGAGGAGTCCGCGAAGATGCTCGCTACGTTCCTGTTTACCCTGCAGGGGACGCCCTTCGTCTTTCAGGGCCAGGAGATCGGGATGACCAACACCACCTTCGGGGACCCCGAGAAGATCCGGGACGTGGAATCGGAGAACTTCCTCGAGGCGGCGCTGGAGCGCGGTGAGAGTTTCGAGGACGTTCGTCCCCTGCTCGAAGCCCGCAGCCGGGACAACGCCCGGACGCCGATGCAGTGGGACGACTCCGAGTACGCCGGGTTTACCGACGGTGAGCCCTGGATCCACGTCAACGACAACTACACCGAGATCAACGTGGAAGCTGCTCGCGCCGAGGATGACTCGATCTGGCACTACTACCACGACTTGATCGAACTGCGCGAGGAACGCGACGTCTTCGTCTACGGCGACTACGAGTTGCTCGCGCCCGACCACGACGAGGTGTACGCCTACCGTCGGACGCTCGGCGAGGAGGAACTGGTCGTCGTCTGTAACTTCTTCGACGGTGAGCCAACTGTCGAGTTCCCGGTCGGGCAGGGAGACCTGCTCCTCGGAAACTACCCCGACAGTACGGACGGACAGGACGGTAGCCTGGAGCTTCGACCGTACGAGGCTAGAATCTACGAACGCTGAGCCGCTGATTTACCGCTACCGGCGGTGAGAAAGTAAAGATCGGTCGAAGATACCGTGAAGAAATCTATCACCGTCTTTTTGCCTGTCCACCGCCCAGCATCGAACAATGACAACGACAGACCAGCCACTCGACCGAGAGTGGTGGAAGGAGGCGGTAGTGTATCAGATCTACCCGCGCAGTTTCAACGATTCGGACGGCGACGGAATCGGTGATATTCCCGGCATCGTCGAGAAGGTCGACTACCTCGACGCGCTGGGCGTCGATGTCGTCTGGCTGAACCCGGTCTACGAGTCGCCGATGGCCGACAACGGCTACGACATCGCCGATT
This DNA window, taken from Natranaeroarchaeum aerophilus, encodes the following:
- a CDS encoding glycoside hydrolase family 13 protein, whose product is MTTSSQPGDREWWKEAVVYQIYPQSFNDSDGDGIGDIPGIVEKVDYLDDLGVDVVWLNPVYESPMADNGYDIADYRSIHPEYGTIDDWERLLEELHDRDIRLIMDLVVNHTSDEHEWFQRSRQGDPEYDDYYYWREGDPEEPPNNWESFFGGPAWSWDDEREAWYLHLFDEKQPDLNWRNPDVRDDIFDMMTWWLDKGIDGFRMDVINLISKTEGLPDGETGTPATGTEHFVDGPRLGEYLTEMDERVLSNYDVLTVGEMAGGMTAEDAEPYVGRDGPLSMIIHFEHVHADVGEDGKWDIIDLDLDELRSSLHDWQTAMVEDGWNCLYLDNHDQPRAVSRFGDDGQFREESAKMLATFLFTLQGTPFVFQGQEIGMTNTTFGDPEKIRDVESENFLEAALERGESFEDVRPLLEARSRDNARTPMQWDDSEYAGFTDGEPWIHVNDNYTEINVEAARAEDDSIWHYYHDLIELREERDVFVYGDYELLAPDHDEVYAYRRTLGEEELVVVCNFFDGEPTVEFPVGQGDLLLGNYPDSTDGQDGSLELRPYEARIYER
- a CDS encoding DUF7550 family protein, with product MTDADEEGELAVDKNPSKTDVPYGEDSEDAAFEEPEPTSDAGSSDEERDTEVAVEERTTAPQSAYSNRQALLGGLITAVGLLVVFGVPLLL
- a CDS encoding DUF7344 domain-containing protein, yielding MTGTRFENGRRVIEKWDDVFSVLDAEPRRRIVISLLDTDGAVSLPESAINPNAPADPEQLRVELHHKHLPMLAEHGFIEWESDPLIAAPGPRFEEVAAVFEALQAQAESIPDSLVVGCQRLEEEQEVA